One Micromonospora sp. FIMYZ51 genomic window carries:
- a CDS encoding SIS domain-containing protein — translation MSDGPVLARISSNLENLRRSERKVADVVLADPRAVVRMTLAELAETVGVSQPTIVRFANAIGCDGFHDFRIALAQSVALGIPATQSVIEARDDTATTVSKIFDYSITSLDHVRRHLDLAALEAAAEALAAADRIVFIGLGASGIVAMDAEQKFPIFGAACSAPIDTHQQFLAASVSTPSTVLVAISNTGRTVSILDTVRVARERGATVVGITGGPSPLAELSSIALVVESLDNTDVYTPTISRLAQLVVIDALATMVLLHRGESALADIRTMKTRLSRMRSGVHHELLDPNRRGRS, via the coding sequence ATGAGCGACGGACCCGTCCTGGCCCGGATCAGCAGCAACCTGGAGAACCTGCGCCGCTCCGAGCGGAAGGTCGCCGACGTGGTGCTTGCCGACCCGCGCGCGGTGGTCCGGATGACCCTGGCCGAACTCGCCGAGACGGTCGGCGTCAGCCAGCCCACAATCGTCCGGTTCGCCAACGCGATCGGCTGTGACGGCTTCCACGACTTCCGCATCGCGCTCGCGCAGAGCGTCGCCCTCGGCATCCCGGCGACCCAGTCGGTGATCGAGGCGCGGGACGACACCGCCACCACGGTCAGCAAGATCTTCGACTACTCGATCACCTCGCTGGACCACGTCCGACGCCACCTGGACCTGGCCGCGCTGGAGGCGGCGGCGGAGGCGCTGGCCGCCGCCGACCGGATCGTCTTCATCGGCCTGGGCGCCTCCGGCATCGTGGCGATGGACGCCGAACAGAAGTTTCCGATCTTCGGGGCCGCCTGCTCGGCGCCGATCGACACCCACCAACAGTTCCTCGCCGCGTCGGTGAGCACCCCGTCGACGGTGCTGGTGGCCATCTCCAACACCGGCCGCACCGTCTCCATCCTGGACACCGTGCGGGTGGCCCGGGAACGGGGCGCCACCGTCGTCGGGATCACCGGCGGCCCGTCGCCGCTTGCCGAGCTGAGCAGCATCGCGCTTGTGGTGGAGTCGCTGGACAACACCGACGTCTACACCCCCACCATCTCCCGGTTGGCCCAACTCGTCGTCATCGACGCCCTGGCCACCATGGTGCTGCTGCACCGGGGCGAGTCGGCGCTGGCCGACATCCGGACCATGAAGACCCGACTGTCGCGGATGCGCTCCGGGGTGCACCACGAACTCCTCGACCCGAACCGGCGGGGGCGGTCATGA
- a CDS encoding MBL fold metallo-hydrolase gives MTLRARWLGQAGFWLTLAGRTPGPDDPPAAADADAHLLVDPYLSDSLAVKYAGTVFPHLRLRPAPVEVAGLPALAGVLCSHAHTDHMDPDTLTPLLAAQPRLRLACPRPVLAEAARRSGATPSRLDGLADGEQVRYGPFTITAVPAAHEQRQHDADGADHFLGYVIEAGGVRVYHSGDCAPWPGQVDRLRGLDIDVALLPVNGRDAYRLANGVPGNFTFAEAVDLCARTGIRTLVPHHWGMFAFNTVDPSTFDHLSAAARGVTVRVPEHGGDLDLAGTDERAGGR, from the coding sequence ATGACCCTGCGGGCACGCTGGCTGGGTCAGGCCGGCTTCTGGCTCACCCTGGCCGGCCGAACGCCAGGTCCCGACGACCCACCGGCCGCGGCCGACGCCGACGCCCACCTGCTCGTCGACCCGTACCTGTCGGACTCGCTGGCCGTCAAGTACGCCGGCACCGTCTTCCCGCACCTGCGGTTGCGTCCGGCCCCGGTCGAGGTGGCCGGGCTGCCGGCACTGGCCGGGGTGCTCTGCTCGCACGCACACACCGACCACATGGATCCGGACACCCTCACCCCGCTGCTGGCCGCTCAGCCCCGGCTCCGACTGGCCTGCCCCCGACCGGTGCTGGCCGAGGCCGCCCGCCGCAGCGGCGCGACCCCGTCCCGCCTCGACGGGCTCGCCGACGGCGAGCAGGTCCGGTACGGCCCGTTCACGATCACCGCCGTGCCGGCAGCGCACGAACAGCGCCAGCACGACGCCGACGGCGCCGATCACTTCCTCGGCTACGTCATCGAGGCCGGCGGGGTACGGGTCTACCACTCCGGCGACTGCGCGCCCTGGCCCGGTCAGGTCGACCGGCTGCGCGGTCTCGACATCGACGTGGCGCTGCTGCCGGTCAACGGCCGCGACGCCTACCGGCTGGCCAACGGGGTGCCCGGCAACTTCACCTTCGCCGAGGCCGTCGACCTCTGTGCCCGTACCGGGATCCGCACCCTCGTCCCACATCATTGGGGCATGTTTGCCTTCAACACTGTTGATCCGAGCACCTTTGACCACCTTTCCGCCGCTGCGCGCGGGGTGACCGTGCGCGTACCCGAGCACGGCGGCGACCTCGACCTGGCCGGCACCGACGAGCGGGCAGGTGGGCGATGA
- the deoC gene encoding deoxyribose-phosphate aldolase — MSRAELTGHALARMVDISAVQAQHGRADVHELARHALAGDFIAAHVLPSWLPLLRELLTGSTTNAGSPVGFPSGGTATPVKVTEARWLLDAGVQEMDVVMNIGLLRSGELTEATRDVAAVLEAVDGRVPVKVILEVGLLDGDQLRAAAGAAIAAGAESLKTGTGWQGVATTEAHVQVLREVAGPGREIKASGGIRSLAQIQALRAAGATRFGINTAHAVRLVGEAGRAGQ; from the coding sequence ATGTCCCGCGCTGAGCTGACCGGGCATGCGCTGGCCCGGATGGTCGACATCAGCGCCGTACAGGCCCAGCACGGCCGGGCCGACGTGCACGAGCTGGCCCGGCACGCGCTGGCCGGCGACTTCATCGCCGCCCACGTGCTCCCCTCCTGGCTGCCCCTGCTGCGCGAGCTGTTGACCGGATCGACCACCAACGCCGGCTCCCCGGTCGGTTTCCCCTCCGGTGGCACGGCCACCCCGGTCAAGGTGACCGAGGCGCGTTGGCTGCTCGACGCCGGAGTACAGGAGATGGACGTGGTGATGAACATCGGCCTGCTCCGCTCCGGCGAGCTGACCGAAGCCACCCGGGACGTGGCCGCCGTGCTCGAAGCGGTCGACGGGCGGGTGCCGGTGAAGGTCATCCTGGAGGTCGGGCTGCTCGACGGCGACCAGCTCCGGGCCGCCGCCGGTGCCGCCATCGCCGCCGGGGCGGAGTCACTCAAGACCGGCACCGGCTGGCAGGGCGTGGCCACCACCGAGGCGCACGTGCAGGTACTGCGCGAGGTCGCCGGTCCGGGCCGGGAGATCAAGGCGTCCGGGGGCATCCGGTCGCTGGCCCAGATCCAGGCGCTACGCGCGGCCGGGGCCACCCGGTTCGGCATCAACACCGCGCACGCCGTACGGCTGGTCGGCGAGGCCGGGAGGGCCGGACAGTGA
- a CDS encoding glucose-6-phosphate isomerase family protein, producing MTKPLPGPGLVITPAGLTGRTGRYEKRLADLGGLFADEAAFAARLATEADRVIYHVDEFRPSTAAGDLITGISTLSPGRVGAEFHMTRGHIHAQHDRTEIYHCLSGHGLMLMETLDGQTVVTELRPGTVAYVPPVHIHRSVNVGDTDLVTLFCYPADAGQDYDIIARAGGMRHRAVADGDGWRLTENEDYVPR from the coding sequence GTGACGAAACCGCTGCCAGGCCCGGGCCTGGTCATCACCCCCGCGGGTCTGACCGGCCGCACCGGCCGCTACGAGAAGCGTCTGGCCGACCTCGGCGGTCTCTTCGCCGACGAAGCGGCATTCGCCGCCCGGCTGGCCACCGAGGCCGACCGGGTGATCTACCACGTCGACGAGTTCCGCCCCTCGACCGCAGCAGGTGACCTGATCACCGGCATCTCGACGCTCTCCCCCGGTCGAGTCGGCGCGGAGTTCCACATGACCCGGGGCCACATCCACGCCCAGCACGACCGCACCGAGATCTACCACTGCCTGTCCGGGCACGGGCTGATGCTGATGGAGACGCTGGACGGGCAGACCGTGGTGACCGAGCTGCGGCCGGGCACCGTCGCGTACGTGCCGCCGGTGCACATCCACCGCAGCGTCAACGTCGGTGACACCGACCTGGTCACCCTCTTCTGCTACCCGGCCGACGCGGGGCAGGACTACGACATCATCGCCCGTGCGGGCGGGATGCGGCACCGGGCGGTCGCCGACGGCGACGGCTGGCGGTTGACGGAGAACGAGGACTATGTCCCGCGCTGA
- a CDS encoding DeoR/GlpR family DNA-binding transcription regulator: MDLANRRLEIAELVRATGRVDAAALSARFAVNAETIRRDLRALESAGELRRIHGGAVAHGTLAVEDRVSGRLSQRRPEKRAIARAALAEIPPFGAVFIEAGSTTGHLAGLIPDRGDLLIVTNALQIALELTDRSRSTVMTIGGRVRPASYAEVDAWALARLADLRFDVAFVGTNAIDPGWGLSTPDPAEAAVKAAVLASAQKAVLMVDHTKFGLRAACRYGAVDDVDLVVTDSGVDDASLAELRTRGVAVRLAEPPAADTRTTPRSTPQEEL; this comes from the coding sequence ATGGACCTTGCTAACCGACGCCTTGAGATCGCGGAACTGGTGCGCGCCACCGGTCGGGTCGACGCTGCCGCGCTGTCCGCGCGCTTCGCGGTCAACGCCGAAACCATCCGGCGTGACCTGCGGGCGCTGGAGAGCGCCGGTGAGCTGCGCCGGATCCACGGCGGCGCGGTCGCGCACGGCACCCTCGCCGTCGAGGACCGGGTCTCCGGCCGGCTCTCCCAGCGCCGCCCGGAGAAGCGGGCCATCGCCCGAGCGGCGCTGGCCGAGATCCCGCCGTTCGGTGCCGTCTTCATCGAGGCCGGCTCCACCACCGGTCACCTTGCCGGCCTGATCCCGGACCGGGGAGACCTGCTGATCGTCACGAACGCCCTGCAGATCGCCCTCGAACTCACCGACCGATCACGCTCCACCGTGATGACCATCGGCGGCCGGGTCCGCCCGGCCAGCTACGCCGAGGTCGACGCCTGGGCGCTGGCCCGCCTCGCCGACCTGCGCTTCGACGTCGCCTTCGTCGGCACCAACGCCATCGACCCCGGCTGGGGGCTCTCCACGCCGGACCCGGCCGAGGCGGCAGTCAAAGCGGCGGTGCTCGCCTCCGCGCAGAAGGCGGTGCTGATGGTCGATCACACCAAATTCGGCCTCCGGGCCGCCTGCCGATACGGCGCGGTCGACGACGTCGACCTCGTCGTCACCGACTCCGGCGTCGACGACGCAAGCCTGGCTGAACTGCGTACCCGTGGGGTCGCCGTCCGCCTCGCCGAGCCGCCCGCCGCCGACACCCGCACCACCCCCCGCTCCACCCCTCAGGAGGAACTGTGA
- a CDS encoding sugar ABC transporter substrate-binding protein: MKHRTRSRMLGRSVAALLAVTLATAACGGGGDDAASGEPTDPIEGRPVPTDQAPDEEVRIAMIGFANNPYWVSVKSGADYANRVLADRKGKVDWIVAGDNIDVQTVSSAIRAADAQGYDGVGFFIAGEGNCTDVKALSDKGIQMGAYNTLFECVESSGGTVVYAQEQYKAGQLAAQEMIKAADGKAGKVGIIVSQFTAPGSEQRRQGFVDGLQGSSLTPVNQGVEARDSASNTFAAAQNYLQSNPDLVGIYATAGGPFGAAQAVAAANKQDTVKVIGFDITTENIEAIKNGSMYGVIGQDAFGQGYNVAIQLYNAAVTGDKPSPVLQEATAPFVTNENLAEHDPAGLPVGAPGAS; encoded by the coding sequence GTGAAACACCGGACCCGTAGCAGAATGCTCGGCCGTAGCGTCGCTGCCCTGCTCGCTGTCACCCTCGCCACCGCGGCCTGCGGCGGTGGCGGTGACGACGCCGCCAGCGGCGAGCCGACCGACCCGATCGAGGGCCGCCCGGTCCCGACCGACCAGGCACCGGACGAGGAGGTCCGGATCGCGATGATCGGTTTCGCCAACAACCCGTACTGGGTCTCGGTCAAGAGCGGCGCCGACTACGCCAACCGGGTGCTTGCCGACCGCAAGGGCAAGGTCGACTGGATCGTCGCCGGCGACAACATCGACGTGCAGACCGTCTCCAGCGCCATCCGCGCTGCCGACGCGCAGGGCTACGACGGCGTGGGCTTCTTCATCGCCGGCGAGGGCAACTGCACCGACGTCAAGGCCCTGTCGGACAAGGGCATCCAGATGGGTGCCTACAACACGCTCTTCGAGTGCGTGGAGAGCTCCGGCGGCACCGTCGTCTACGCCCAGGAGCAGTACAAGGCCGGACAGCTCGCCGCCCAGGAAATGATCAAGGCGGCTGACGGCAAGGCCGGCAAGGTCGGCATCATCGTCAGCCAGTTCACCGCGCCCGGCTCCGAGCAGCGCCGGCAGGGCTTCGTCGACGGCCTCCAGGGCTCCTCGCTGACCCCGGTCAACCAGGGTGTCGAGGCCCGCGACTCCGCGTCGAACACCTTCGCCGCCGCGCAGAACTACCTCCAGTCCAACCCTGACCTGGTCGGCATCTACGCCACCGCCGGTGGTCCGTTCGGTGCGGCCCAGGCCGTCGCCGCAGCCAACAAGCAGGACACCGTCAAGGTCATCGGCTTCGACATCACCACGGAGAACATCGAGGCCATCAAGAACGGCTCGATGTACGGCGTGATCGGCCAGGACGCCTTCGGGCAGGGCTACAACGTGGCGATCCAGCTCTACAACGCCGCGGTGACCGGCGACAAGCCGAGCCCGGTGCTCCAGGAGGCCACCGCGCCGTTCGTGACCAACGAGAACCTCGCCGAGCACGACCCGGCGGGACTGCCCGTCGGTGCCCCCGGCGCCTCCTGA
- a CDS encoding sugar ABC transporter ATP-binding protein, giving the protein MTSTSPVGDVRSAALVAAGLTKSFGPVRALRDVSLEFPAGQVTGLLGENGAGKSTLIRLCSGQMQPDSGRLLLDGREVSFGSPLEAIGAGVVVVNQEPLLIGELTVADNLFLYDLGERPAYRIAQRGRNVQRARELLARLGMADYLPDPSTICRDLSAASRQMVDIVRALSRQPKVLFLDEPNSSLTHEESERLFAVMGRLRDEGVAVVLISHRLAEVYSIVDNVVVLRDGTFVAAGPPAEIDQQRAVALMAGERKSKVVSEVVADRAPAPRQAEVALELTGLTGEGFTDIGFAVRKGEIVGMAGLVGAGRTEIAEAVIGLRSISRGQITLGGRRVYIGNPGRAQRLGVAYVAEERRTEVFHAQDVGYNLTVRIMSSLGRLGWVSARRAGARARELAQRFGVKAASTEAPITSLSGGNQQKVLLARALAARPRVLILDEPTRGVDVGTKAEIYATLRALAHDEGLAVWFISSELEEVVELADRVVVIRNGRLTLDAPNTAGPTPIVAAAMGATEGTTT; this is encoded by the coding sequence ATGACATCCACGTCCCCCGTGGGCGACGTCCGGTCGGCGGCCCTGGTGGCCGCCGGCCTGACGAAGTCCTTCGGTCCGGTCCGGGCACTACGCGACGTGTCGCTGGAGTTCCCGGCCGGCCAGGTGACCGGACTGCTCGGCGAGAACGGCGCCGGGAAGTCCACCCTGATCCGGCTCTGTAGCGGGCAGATGCAACCGGACAGCGGTCGACTCCTCCTCGACGGCCGGGAAGTCTCCTTCGGCTCGCCGTTGGAGGCGATCGGCGCCGGTGTCGTGGTGGTGAACCAGGAACCGCTGTTGATCGGCGAGCTGACCGTCGCCGACAACCTGTTCCTCTACGACCTCGGTGAGCGGCCCGCCTACCGCATCGCCCAGCGGGGACGCAACGTGCAGCGGGCCCGGGAACTGCTGGCCCGGCTCGGGATGGCCGACTACCTGCCCGACCCGTCGACCATCTGCCGGGACCTCTCGGCCGCCTCCCGGCAGATGGTCGACATCGTCCGGGCGCTGTCCCGGCAGCCGAAGGTGCTCTTCCTGGACGAGCCGAACTCCAGCCTCACCCATGAGGAGTCCGAGCGGCTGTTCGCGGTGATGGGTCGGCTGCGCGACGAGGGCGTGGCGGTGGTGCTGATCAGCCACCGACTCGCCGAGGTCTACTCGATCGTCGACAACGTGGTCGTGCTCCGCGACGGCACCTTCGTCGCGGCCGGCCCGCCCGCCGAGATCGACCAGCAGCGGGCGGTGGCCCTGATGGCCGGCGAACGCAAGAGCAAGGTCGTTTCCGAGGTGGTCGCCGACCGTGCCCCGGCACCCCGGCAGGCCGAGGTCGCCCTCGAACTGACCGGCCTGACCGGTGAGGGCTTCACCGACATCGGCTTCGCCGTCCGCAAGGGCGAGATCGTCGGGATGGCCGGGCTGGTGGGCGCGGGGCGTACCGAGATCGCCGAGGCGGTGATCGGGCTGCGTTCGATCAGCCGGGGCCAGATCACCCTCGGCGGTCGCCGGGTGTACATCGGCAACCCGGGCCGGGCCCAGCGCCTCGGCGTCGCCTACGTTGCCGAGGAACGACGCACCGAGGTCTTCCACGCCCAGGACGTCGGCTACAACCTCACCGTCCGGATCATGTCCAGCCTGGGTCGCCTCGGCTGGGTCTCCGCCCGCCGGGCCGGTGCCCGGGCCCGTGAACTGGCCCAGCGCTTCGGGGTCAAGGCCGCCTCCACCGAAGCGCCGATCACCTCCCTGTCCGGCGGCAACCAGCAGAAGGTGCTGCTGGCCCGGGCGCTGGCCGCCCGGCCCAGAGTCCTGATCCTCGACGAGCCGACCCGGGGCGTCGACGTCGGCACCAAGGCCGAGATCTACGCCACCCTCCGGGCCCTGGCGCACGACGAGGGCCTCGCCGTCTGGTTCATCTCCTCCGAGTTGGAGGAGGTCGTCGAGCTGGCCGACCGGGTCGTCGTGATCCGCAACGGTCGGTTGACCCTGGACGCCCCGAACACCGCCGGACCCACCCCTATCGTCGCCGCCGCCATGGGCGCTACCGAAGGAACAACAACATGA
- a CDS encoding ABC transporter permease produces the protein MMATVAQRPERSWKDGALSLVKRQETGLLGVIIVLALLVSLANENFLRKDNLYNVLQTVVVVGIIAVGQTFVLISKEIDLSVGSVLALSAVSAGTAYGNGVNPWLAMVIGIGVGALCGFAVGSVVVLGRVSSFIVTLGMLSIARGLTQLLTGGLPQSMPSELSFIGQGRVFGGIPVSVIIFMVLVVLGQLLLTRTVFGLRVTAIGDNDAAARTGGIPVGRTRILTFVLIGTLAGVAGIVFATQVGVAEAQAGMGYELDVIAAAVIGGASLSGGRGSIIGAFLGACLLGVLRNAFILLALSPFLQQLSIGLVIVLAALFDQWRQGNLRHLSPARLRQRLVARQKA, from the coding sequence ATGATGGCCACAGTCGCACAGCGGCCGGAGCGCTCCTGGAAGGACGGCGCTCTGTCCCTGGTCAAACGGCAGGAAACCGGGCTGCTCGGCGTCATCATCGTGCTCGCCCTGCTGGTCAGCCTCGCCAACGAGAACTTCCTGCGCAAGGACAACCTCTACAACGTCCTGCAGACCGTCGTCGTGGTCGGCATCATCGCCGTCGGCCAGACCTTCGTACTCATCTCCAAGGAGATCGACCTCTCGGTCGGCTCGGTGCTGGCGCTCTCCGCGGTCAGCGCCGGCACGGCCTACGGCAACGGGGTCAACCCGTGGCTGGCGATGGTCATCGGCATCGGTGTGGGCGCGCTCTGCGGTTTCGCGGTCGGCAGCGTCGTCGTTCTCGGCCGGGTGAGTTCGTTCATCGTCACCCTCGGCATGCTCTCCATCGCACGAGGGCTCACCCAACTGCTCACCGGCGGGCTACCCCAGTCCATGCCGAGCGAGCTGTCCTTCATCGGGCAGGGCCGGGTCTTCGGCGGCATCCCGGTCAGCGTGATCATCTTCATGGTGCTTGTCGTGCTCGGTCAGCTCCTGCTCACCCGTACCGTCTTCGGCCTGCGGGTCACCGCGATCGGCGACAACGACGCCGCCGCGCGTACCGGCGGCATCCCGGTGGGCCGCACCCGGATCCTCACCTTCGTCCTGATCGGCACCCTGGCCGGCGTCGCCGGCATCGTCTTCGCCACCCAGGTCGGCGTGGCCGAGGCCCAGGCCGGCATGGGCTACGAACTGGACGTCATCGCCGCAGCGGTGATCGGCGGGGCCAGCCTCTCCGGTGGCCGGGGCTCGATCATCGGTGCCTTCCTCGGCGCCTGCCTGCTCGGCGTGCTGCGCAACGCGTTCATCCTGCTCGCCCTCTCGCCCTTCCTCCAGCAGCTCAGCATCGGTCTGGTCATCGTGCTGGCCGCCCTGTTCGACCAGTGGCGACAGGGCAACCTGCGGCACCTGAGCCCGGCCCGGCTGCGCCAGCGCCTCGTCGCCCGGCAGAAGGCCTGA
- a CDS encoding sugar phosphate isomerase/epimerase family protein has protein sequence MKPQPFRQYDKRVVRAFVEARRTHTATEPRLKFGWSNWGFGTEELAASAARLERHGVRYIELHGNLYSPDLGYRPEETLRVLGDHGITVSGVCGMVTPDQEFAHNLPHVRARAIEYFRRQAQFTQAVGGSYLLFGAASVGRPGAVDSFETARSAQTMRLVADDFAAAGIRGAVEPIRPEETSIVHTFAEALHLLDLVDHPAIAHINGDLYHMLSGELHIGATILEHGHRMLNLHMADTNRRALGHGLLDLDVVIMALYAIGYQRGDNYCSAEPLGAGGNPYAAMNLPPEPERLDELVGVTARTFREREEEVLAASDEELYALYQIDSE, from the coding sequence GTGAAACCACAGCCCTTCCGCCAGTACGACAAGCGTGTCGTCCGGGCCTTCGTCGAGGCCCGCCGGACGCACACCGCCACCGAGCCGCGCCTGAAGTTCGGCTGGAGCAACTGGGGCTTCGGCACCGAGGAACTGGCCGCGTCGGCGGCCCGACTGGAGCGCCACGGCGTGCGCTACATCGAGCTGCACGGCAACCTCTACTCGCCCGACCTCGGCTACCGCCCCGAGGAGACCCTTCGGGTGCTCGGCGACCACGGCATCACCGTCTCCGGCGTGTGCGGCATGGTGACCCCGGACCAGGAGTTCGCCCACAACCTGCCGCACGTACGGGCCAGGGCGATCGAGTACTTCCGCCGCCAGGCGCAGTTCACCCAGGCGGTCGGCGGCAGCTACCTGCTCTTCGGCGCCGCCTCGGTGGGTCGCCCCGGCGCGGTGGACTCCTTCGAGACGGCTCGTTCGGCCCAGACCATGCGGCTTGTCGCCGACGACTTCGCCGCCGCCGGGATCCGGGGCGCGGTGGAGCCGATCCGGCCCGAGGAGACAAGCATCGTGCACACCTTCGCCGAAGCGCTGCACCTGCTCGACCTGGTCGACCATCCGGCGATCGCGCACATCAACGGCGACCTCTACCACATGCTCAGCGGTGAACTGCACATCGGCGCCACCATCCTGGAGCACGGCCACCGGATGCTCAACCTGCACATGGCCGACACCAACCGGCGGGCCCTCGGGCACGGACTGCTCGACCTCGACGTGGTGATCATGGCCCTGTACGCCATCGGCTACCAGCGCGGCGACAACTACTGCTCGGCCGAGCCGCTCGGTGCCGGCGGCAACCCGTACGCGGCGATGAACCTGCCGCCGGAGCCGGAACGCCTCGACGAGCTGGTCGGCGTCACCGCCCGCACCTTCCGGGAACGGGAGGAAGAGGTGCTGGCCGCCAGCGACGAGGAGCTGTACGCGCTCTACCAGATCGACTCCGAGTAG
- a CDS encoding hexose kinase: protein MSFTLHVVCPNPALDRLQVVEHFHPFEVNRVMAVRTLPGGKGMIVARGARRLGATVTAHGFVGGASGEVIRRGCADLGVRDRHVEITGETRVTPVVIENSTGRSTVLNERGPEVTTPDTEQLLAGLATVVEPGDVVVSTGSLPPGSGADLHARIARTALAKGATVLVDAHGEALARVLADLRAEPATGRFVVKPNADELAGVLGHPLPDRAATGDAVRALHADTGATLVVTLGTDGAVFFDGTVELVADTPTVETVNATGSGDSFLAGLAVALGSGEQPAAALTLAAAMGAANAASLTPDIDPELVTRLREVVTVERVGSGPVMPR from the coding sequence ATGTCGTTCACCCTGCACGTGGTCTGCCCCAACCCGGCGCTGGACCGGCTCCAGGTGGTGGAGCACTTCCACCCCTTCGAGGTCAACCGGGTGATGGCGGTGCGTACCCTGCCCGGCGGGAAGGGCATGATCGTCGCTCGGGGTGCCCGCCGGCTCGGTGCCACGGTCACCGCGCACGGCTTCGTCGGCGGCGCCAGCGGCGAGGTGATCCGGCGGGGCTGCGCCGACCTCGGCGTCCGGGATCGACATGTCGAGATCACCGGCGAGACCCGGGTGACCCCGGTGGTGATCGAAAACAGCACCGGCCGTTCGACCGTGCTCAACGAACGCGGTCCGGAGGTCACCACGCCCGACACCGAGCAGCTGCTGGCCGGCCTGGCAACCGTCGTCGAGCCCGGTGACGTGGTGGTCAGCACCGGCAGCCTTCCGCCGGGCAGCGGTGCCGACCTGCACGCCCGGATCGCCCGGACGGCGCTGGCCAAGGGCGCGACGGTCCTGGTCGACGCGCACGGCGAGGCCCTGGCCCGGGTCCTGGCCGACCTGCGGGCCGAGCCAGCGACCGGGCGGTTCGTGGTCAAACCCAACGCCGACGAACTCGCCGGGGTGCTGGGGCATCCGCTGCCGGACCGCGCCGCCACCGGCGACGCGGTCCGGGCGCTGCACGCCGACACCGGCGCCACCCTGGTGGTGACCCTCGGCACCGACGGGGCGGTCTTTTTCGACGGCACGGTCGAGCTGGTGGCCGACACCCCGACGGTGGAGACGGTGAACGCCACCGGCTCCGGGGATTCGTTCCTAGCCGGCCTGGCGGTCGCCCTGGGCAGCGGCGAGCAGCCCGCCGCCGCGCTGACCCTGGCCGCCGCGATGGGTGCGGCGAACGCCGCCTCCCTCACCCCCGACATCGACCCTGAGCTGGTCACCCGGCTGCGGGAAGTGGTCACGGTCGAGCGGGTCGGTTCGGGGCCGGTGATGCCCCGGTGA